Below is a genomic region from Mustela lutreola isolate mMusLut2 chromosome 1, mMusLut2.pri, whole genome shotgun sequence.
CCCGGCTCTCCCCGCTGCGAGGAGGGCTGGGAGCTGCCTCCAACACGCGCCCAACGCAGAACCCGCGGCGGAATCACCAGCGTCTTGAGTGTGTGCATTTGGGatctgggagggggaaggggactgCGCCGCCGCGGCCGCCACGGTCGGTAGCAACTTGGGGATCCCAGGACGGACAGCGGCAGCCCAGAGTCCGCCGATccgagccccccgccccccatcccccGGGTCTCCGGCCACCCCGCCCCGCCGCGTGCTCCCGGGGCCTCGGATGCTCCCGGAACCCCGCGGGCGGGGCCTGCCTTCCGGAGCCGGGTTGGctgggggcgggcgggcggcgctgGGGAAAGGGCCGTTACTTTCCCAGAGCGGCGGGGCGACGTCAGGCGGAAGGGCGCGGGGCGCGCACGCTTTAAATGGCATTCGCTGTCATCCGAGCTCGCGGCCGTGTGGGCAGGAGCGGGCTATATAAGCGGCGGGCCGGGCCGCCGCGGGGCAGACGGTGACTGCCGCGGCGGCGAGCGCCCGGGAGCGCAGCCCAGCAGCGCGCGCCGAGCCCCGCGCCCCCCGACGGGCTCTCCCGCCCGCCCTCCCAAGAAAACGCCGACCCGGGCCCGCGAGGGCCGCCGCCACCCCGCAGCAGATTTGGATCCCCCGCCCGGCGAGCCCCAGGCTGCTGCCTCCCGGGGGGCCCCGGCGCAGCGGCCGCCCCCCGAGAGCCCCGGCGCCCCGCCGCCCGGCCCCGAAGACGCCGGCAGCGCCATGGCGGCCGCCAAGCCCGGCGAGCTGATGGGCATCTGCTCCAGCTACCAGGCGGTGATGCCGCACTTCGTGTGCCTGGCCGACGAGTTCCCGCAGCCCGTGCGGCCCGCCAAGCTGTCCAAGGGCAAGGGCCGGCTGCGGCGGCCGCGCCAGTCCCGCTTCAAGACGCAGCCGGTGACCTTCGACGAGAtccaggaggtggaggaggaaggggtgtcccccatggaggaggagaaggccaAGAAGTCGTTCCTGCAGAGCCTGGAGTGCCTGCGCCGCAGCACGCAGAGCCTGTCGCTGCAGAGGGAGCAGCTCAGCAGCTGCAAACTGAGGAACAGCCTGGACTCGAGCGACTCCGACTCGGCCCTGTGAGGGGCGCTGCCCGGGGACCCGCGAACCCGGCCCCAGAgggcccgcgccccgcgccccggaGGCCCGCGAGGACGGGGACCTCTCGCAGGGCTGCGAACTGCTCGGTGCGCCCCGCGCTGCGCTGCTCCCGGGCCGGAGCGCGCGGGGCTGCCGGGGAGGGGGGCCGCTTTCTTTGCCcttgtaaatgtttattttttaactctttcccAGTACGGACTCTGCCGTGAGTGTGTGCGGGAGGCGCGCCCGCACTGAGTCGGCGCTGGGTCGCCGGGGCTTCCCGGAGAGCCGCTCCACGCCCTTGTCTGAGGGTCTGCAACTCCGATTCCGCTCACCGCTCCGccgtgcccccctccccagcgcTCACCCGTTCACACTCACGCCAACACACTCTCGCTGAACACTTTTATAATTGTTAGGCGCGGCTGATGGGACTTGGGGCGCAGCTGCTGCTGCGGCCGGAGgactgatatttattttttcattgcgATGGCTGACGGCGTTTATTTAACGATCTTTTTACTTGGATATGTCTGTGAGGCTCCCGAACGGAGACAAATAAAGTCAATATATTTGCACAGTGCATTTCTCCAGGCTCTTGACTTCTTGAACCTTCGGGGCTCAGGCTCCTGAGACTGGGGGAGGTGGGAAAAGGTTGTGGTTGGAATGGGAGGTGGGATCCCCGGGTAGAGGTAACTCCACAAACTTCAATCACCGGAACGAGGTCGCGCCCGGGGTTCCCCGGGGCCGTTACTCGCCTCCCCAGGTGGATCCATTCCCGGCTCCGAGCGCTCTTGCCTCCCTACTCCGTTCCCCATCGCCGGCGTCCGGGATGGAGGGAGACGCCCGCGAGGCGAAGGTCGGCGCGGCGAGGACGGAGAGAACGTTCCTTGGTGAGGCTGACTTCTCAGGGAGGCCGGGTCAGGGTCATCGTCCCGCCTTCACCGCAGAACACCCCACTCCCTCGGCGCCCCTTCCAGGCGGCGGGTGGGGCGCTGCCTCAGTCAGCAGTGGGAGACCTGGGAGGGGATATTTGGGTGGTGGGATCCGACAGAGTGCTGCGTGTCCCCTGCGCTGACTCAGCCCCGTGCCGGGCGCCCCTGCACTGCCCCCAAGCAGACAGCGGCCGTTTTGGTTCTTCGTCCCCTTTCTTCAGCCTCCTTGGCCCTCTTCAGGGCTGTTCAAGGAGACTGGGGCATGTCTTTGGTCAGAGCCTGCAGGGCGCTTGGGTACCACTGAATCTTCCCACCCCCtctgtttacagatgagaaaacaaacttaggggagagggagaggtcacACAGAAAGTAGTGGCTGCGCAGTCAGCTGTCCTGACTCGCGTCCAGAGCTCTCTCCATCATGCCAGCCCCTTTCCAGTGTCTCCAGCAGCTGCCCCGCACCCCTGCCTACACCCTAAACCCTGAGTTGGCAGTGTAACACTATCACCTGGCAGTAGGTGGCGATCTATGTAATAAACAACATCCGGTGGAAGAGGGCAGGTCCACACACTTGGGGCCCCCACCCAGCCAAGCCCTCCAGGATTGCTGCAGATCTGACCCACCGTGGCCAGGCCCTGGACGGAGGAATTCAGAGATCCGTGCAGAGTTTGGGAGCTTTCCCTACTCCGCCTGCCCCTTCTCTGGAGATTACAGTTTCTGTTCTCGGGTGCCCTCTGGTGGTGgggctggtgctggtgctggagCTCAGCTCTGCCCGCAGGGCGTCTGTACTGCCTCTTGACACCAGGCCTCTCCTAGCCCTGGACTCTGCAGAAGAGGGGAGCCGAGGAagtgaaacaaagaaacaaaaatagaacccGTAGGGCCTGAAAGAATGTTCTCCCATCTAGGAGGCCAGCCCAGGGCCTTGGGGGTCTTTGGCGCTGCCTAGCCCATGGGAACACACTGGCCACTGCAGTCCCAGGCCACAGCTTCTTTGTGCTTGGGGTTCCTGACAGAAAGCCCTTAACTTCAGCAGCCACAGCCCGGCCAGGCAGCCACGAGTTCAGACTTTGATTCCAGCAGCATGGCTAGGCTGGTTTGAGCTCCTTGGGGAGAGGGGTGTGGCTGAGACTTGGAACTGTACCCGCACCCCAACCCTGTTCtagtccctcctcctcctcccctgtctTATCTTCCATCTTTAGCAGTAAGTCCTGTTTCTGCTGTTTAAGTGGTGGGTGCCCCAAGCCTTCTTGGGAGGGTGGTTCCACACCCTTAACGTTCGAGATCCTGGCTGGGCGGCTCCCCTCTGGGTGCCGCTCCCCTACCCCTTTGCCCCTGAGAGCCTCTTCTGTTCACCTTCAGCACTGGCCCCAGCTGAAGACCTACCTGAAGGGTCTTCTTGGGTCACCCTGGCCAGTCTCCGGGGATTGTCATGGGATCTGTCACGTATTTGATCACTCTAGTTCCTGTTTGCCTCTGGCAGGGGCCAGCACCCAGTTGGGGCTTCCGAAATGTTTGTTGGGTTAAAATCAATAAAGGGGCAGCAAAGAAGATTGATGCCTATCTTGGCTATGTCCTGGTGGGCTTTATTTGTTCATCGCAATAAAAAGTTCCTCATACTCCCACCACCCTGAAATAAATGTGTGATTTTGGACATtatgcatatttcttttcttttacaagaCAGGTTTATGCTCTAAATACTACTTTTAATCCGCGTTTGACTTACCTGGGTTTGTGTTTTACACCGATATGTATGGCTCTACTtcgtaatttttataaaattctccTGAATAGATACCGAACACTTAATTAAGCCAATTTCCCTCCCTTTGGTATAAAAATGATGTCCTATTTGTCCCAGTTTCTTCATATCACCCGTAACTAGCAGTGAGCTCTAAGGGTTGGATACAGAAAGATGTTTAGAAGAGGCAGTGACCCCGAGAGGgcctgggggaggaagaggaggttgGAATGCTCTATTATCAGAGCGAgcaggctggggcgggggtgcTGGGGCCCTCTGGTTCTGAGCATGTCCACcacacacagaggaagagggcagATGGGGGATCGGGGTGCTGCTCCAGGGTCCCTATGGAACTTGCAGGACTCAGCTGCTCCTTGTGGCTTGAAGGCGTTCCAAGGCAGCACACAGCTCCAAGGAGGCAGCTGGGCTCGGAGGTCAAATGGTGGAAGAGGAggaaccagagggagagagatgggccgagggagcaagagagcatgagaaccAGCAAGGCAGGGAGGAATAAGGCTGCTCGGGGAGATGGGGAGACTCGGGGACCTCCAGAGATGGGGAAGTGCAGAGAGCTACACACTCAAGACTCAGGAGTACCGGAAGGTGTCAAGAGATGGAGAAGATTCGGGGCGAccattggagagagagaagaaaggagggtggGAGCGGGGAGGGGCCCCCAGAGagtaggagggagggaaggaggctgaaAACGTGCTCTGGAGAACGGGcactgggggagagagaagccagagaCAGCGCCTCTCAGGAGCTGTAGAGCCGGCGTGTGCCTGGGGTGGGTGGAAGCCTGCCCAGCCGTCTGCCGTCTGCCGCCGGGATTTACAGGCTCGTCCAAGGAGccgcctccttccttcccttccccacctGGGCCTCAGCCCACAGTCCTAGCCTGGGTGATGAGTTTTCAAACAAGCTGGAGCCCAGGGGAGCTAACAAGTGGCCGTCCCAGGCCTGGCCGGCAGTCTCTTCTAAATATTTCCCTTCGGCCCTGGGGGAGATATTTATCAGGGTGCCTCTCGGACTGGTTTGCCAGCCAGCTCGGCCTCTGAGGCCCACTTGCTGCAGGGCGGAGAGGGAAGGCCTATCTGCTGTCCCAGGGAATTGGGGTCTGCTGTGGACTTGGGATTCCTTCCTCAGGGAGCACGTGTGGAGTACCTCTAGACCCACTGAGCTCTGGCAAAATGGCGAGGGGTTAAAGAAAGGCCACCGTTTAGTGGGTACCTCCTGCTGAAACTCGACTTTCCTCCTGATAACATTTCTCCGGCATTTCACATATGAGGAAACTAACAAGGATCAGAGAGGTTCCATTTCTCATCCAATGCCACACAACTTGTCGGTGGTGAGCAGGGGGGCAACCCAttgcaattgtttttttttttaatttcagaattttaaaatcctgTGCTCTGTCTAGAGTATGAATCCCAGATCTAACCATAACCTCCCGTGGCAGCCATGAGAAATGGCCTTGCAGACTTCTTGGGACAGGCGCGATATTGATCAGAGTAGCCCTAGCTCTGAcatccatcccctcccctcccccgacgAGCTGCTTCCCACCAATGACCATGTGCACAGCTGGGGACACTAGGACAGAACCGTTCTAGGAGACACCGATTTGTTTCTTGGTCGACTTTGGTTTGAGGATTTCCCAGTGGCTCTGTTGAAGCTTTCTTAGATTGCCAcagtcctctctccctgtccccttctCTCGGGGTCGCTCTTGCATGGAGGCCTGCCCTGCTGACT
It encodes:
- the C1H11orf96 gene encoding uncharacterized protein C11orf96 homolog — protein: MEHIGHRARLTLPVRFPSRRRGRETGWCGRGAGLSGPGTFTRLLALHGALRVTPQLGDPRTDSGSPESADPSPPPPIPRVSGHPAPPRAPGASDAPGTPRAGPAFRSRVGWGRAGGAGERAVTFPERRGDVRRKGAGRARFKWHSLSSELAAVWAGAGYISGGPGRRGADGDCRGGERPGAQPSSARRAPRPPTGSPARPPKKTPTRAREGRRHPAADLDPPPGEPQAAASRGAPAQRPPPESPGAPPPGPEDAGSAMAAAKPGELMGICSSYQAVMPHFVCLADEFPQPVRPAKLSKGKGRLRRPRQSRFKTQPVTFDEIQEVEEEGVSPMEEEKAKKSFLQSLECLRRSTQSLSLQREQLSSCKLRNSLDSSDSDSAL